A genomic stretch from Nocardia wallacei includes:
- a CDS encoding MaoC family dehydratase encodes MSEQLRRVVQRGLWFEEFDTDVLYEHRPGRTITEADNVLFTAVTMNTQALHLDAAFADAQPPFHQRLVNSMFTLSTLVGLSITQLTQGTIVANLGFSDIAFPKPLFHGDTLYAETVVIEKRESKSRPGEGIVTFAHTGRNQHGDVVATAIRKTLVRKKPD; translated from the coding sequence GTGAGCGAGCAATTGCGCCGGGTGGTACAGCGCGGGCTGTGGTTCGAGGAATTCGACACCGACGTGCTGTACGAACACCGGCCCGGCCGCACCATCACCGAGGCCGACAACGTGCTGTTCACGGCGGTGACCATGAATACCCAGGCGCTGCATCTCGACGCGGCTTTCGCCGACGCGCAGCCGCCCTTCCATCAGCGGCTGGTGAATTCCATGTTCACGCTGTCCACCCTGGTCGGTTTGTCGATCACGCAACTGACCCAGGGCACCATCGTCGCGAATCTCGGTTTCTCCGACATCGCCTTCCCCAAGCCGCTGTTCCACGGCGACACCCTGTACGCGGAGACCGTGGTCATCGAGAAACGGGAATCGAAGAGCCGGCCGGGGGAGGGCATCGTGACCTTCGCGCACACCGGCCGCAATCAGCACGGTGACGTGGTGGCGACGGCGATCCGGAAGACCCTGGTCCGCAAGAAACCGGACTGA